A window of Paenibacillus polygoni contains these coding sequences:
- the dnaN gene encoding DNA polymerase III subunit beta, whose protein sequence is MKISIMKSYLNDAIQQVSKAISSRTTIPILSGIKFDVNYQGVTLTASDTDISIQSFIPLEEDGKSVVTVEQAGSVVLPAKFFVEIIKKLPSQDVKMEVKENFNTFISAGATEIQLVGLDPEEFPVLPSIEENQTVSIPGDLLKNMIKQTVFSISTHETTPILTGVLWSLADNEFKFVATDRHRLATRSAHIEGADEIKFHNVVISGKTLNELSKIVPDQNTLVDIVVADNQVLFKIDRVLFYTRILDGTYPDTSRIIPTTFKTELVLNTKKLSESIDRAYLLSREEKTNIVRMQTLESGDIEISSSSSELGKVREELELKEFKGEPLKISFNSKYMLDVLKVVESEELMISFTGVMSPIILKPIDNSNSLYVILPYRTTN, encoded by the coding sequence ATGAAAATAAGCATAATGAAAAGTTATCTGAATGATGCCATTCAGCAAGTATCTAAAGCCATTTCCAGCAGAACAACAATTCCGATTCTGAGCGGTATTAAGTTTGACGTTAACTATCAAGGCGTTACACTTACGGCAAGTGATACGGATATTTCAATTCAGTCTTTTATCCCTCTTGAAGAGGATGGAAAAAGTGTAGTTACTGTCGAACAAGCAGGAAGTGTTGTTTTGCCTGCTAAGTTTTTTGTCGAAATTATTAAGAAGCTGCCTTCACAAGATGTCAAAATGGAAGTGAAAGAGAACTTCAACACTTTCATCTCTGCTGGAGCAACAGAAATTCAGCTGGTCGGCCTTGATCCAGAAGAATTCCCTGTGCTGCCAAGCATTGAAGAGAACCAAACTGTCTCGATCCCTGGAGATTTGCTTAAAAATATGATTAAACAAACGGTGTTCTCTATTTCCACACATGAAACGACACCTATTTTGACAGGGGTCCTTTGGAGTCTTGCTGATAATGAGTTTAAATTTGTGGCAACAGACCGTCACCGTCTTGCTACACGCTCCGCTCACATTGAAGGAGCAGATGAGATTAAATTTCACAACGTAGTTATCTCCGGTAAAACGCTGAATGAACTCAGTAAAATCGTACCTGATCAAAATACACTCGTTGATATTGTCGTTGCTGATAATCAAGTGTTGTTCAAAATTGACCGCGTATTGTTCTACACTCGTATTCTGGATGGAACTTATCCGGATACTTCTAGAATTATTCCAACCACGTTTAAAACAGAACTGGTTTTGAATACAAAAAAACTAAGCGAGTCGATTGACCGGGCTTATTTGCTGTCTCGTGAGGAAAAAACGAATATTGTTCGCATGCAAACACTTGAAAGCGGGGATATTGAAATTTCGTCCAGTTCATCTGAACTCGGTAAGGTACGTGAAGAACTTGAGCTCAAGGAATTTAAAGGGGAACCTCTGAAAATTTCTTTCAACTCCAAATATATGCTCGATGTTCTTAAAGTCGTTGAAAGTGAAGAACTGATGATTTCCTTTACAGGAGTTATGAGTCCGATTATTCTGAAACCTATAGACAACAGCAATAGTCTTTATGTTATTTTGCCTTACCGTACAACCAATTAA
- the yaaA gene encoding S4 domain-containing protein YaaA, whose product MKKIVIHSEYIKLDQFLKLSECVPTGGMAKALLQEQAIKVNGEIEERRGRKLYPGDQIEVEGAGSFEVEAKA is encoded by the coding sequence GTGAAAAAAATAGTTATCCACAGTGAATATATTAAGCTCGACCAGTTTCTTAAGCTGTCCGAATGTGTACCCACAGGAGGTATGGCTAAAGCACTTCTTCAAGAACAAGCGATCAAAGTGAATGGTGAAATTGAAGAACGCCGAGGTCGTAAGCTTTACCCTGGAGATCAGATTGAAGTTGAAGGGGCAGGATCATTCGAGGTAGAAGCAAAGGCATAG